Proteins from one Mesoplodon densirostris isolate mMesDen1 chromosome 1, mMesDen1 primary haplotype, whole genome shotgun sequence genomic window:
- the C1H10orf95 gene encoding uncharacterized protein C10orf95 homolog has product MYTYCCLAPGQNVWPLLQHLTYTYLPAPPLLPPIQAHNFCSRPPSLSAGGWAAPREYHCFHATGATLVVTPPLWAFPQAYAAALQPLFPAPGYPGPSLQEPAAAGLAAVESGTQWPEGGSLQAELRWGRVERTLGPGLELPDFVRRELRRAYGTYPRTDVRVTYRGGEFLLQGAPRVREPEYRTERRVVRRPAGSFSGDSSPAGEAAERGRRKKRKDLS; this is encoded by the coding sequence ATGTACACATACTGCTGCCTGGCGCCTGGGCAGAACGTCTGGCCTCTGCTGCAGCACCTCACCTACACCTACCTGCCCGCCCCTCCGCTGCTGCCCCCCATTCAGGCCCACAACTTCTGCAGCCGGCCCCCGAGCCTGAGCGCGGGCGGGTGGGCGGCTCCGCGGGAATACCACTGCTTCCACGCCACAGGCGCGACGCTAGTTGTCACGCCGCCCTTGTGGGCCTTCCCGCAGGCCTACGCCGCGGCCCTGCAACCGCTGTTCCCAGCGCCCGGCTACCCAGGGCCGTCGCTGCAGGAGCCCGCAGCTGCGGGGCTGGCGGCTGTTGAGAGCGGGACGCAGTGGCCGGAAGGCGGCAGCCTGCAAGCTGAGCTGCGCTGGGGGCGCGTGGAACGTACGCTCGGGCCGGGACTCGAGCTGCCGGACTTCGTGCGCCGGGAGTTGCGGCGAGCGTACGGCACGTACCCCCGCACCGACGTGCGCGTCACCTATCGCGGCGGCGAGTTCCTGCTGCAGGGCGCGCCGCGCGTGCGCGAGCCCGAGTACCGTACGGAGAGGCGAGTGGTGCGCCGGCCAGCCGGCAGCTTCAGCGGCGACAGCAGCCCCGCGGGGGAAGCGGCGGAGCGCGGCCGCCGGAAGAAGAGGAAAGACTTGAGCTGA